One window of the Pseudomonas sp. S04 genome contains the following:
- a CDS encoding glycoside hydrolase family 32 protein: MTESLNPMNAPMPGALELAQHALRDGLSRVIHDYRPGYHIAPPVGWMNDPNGVVYFRGEYHVFYQHYPFEAKWGPMYWGHAKSADLVHWQHLPIALAPGDEFDRDGCFSGSAVVCGDTLALIYTGHTWLGEVGDERCIRQVQCLATSSDGNRFVKHGVVIERAPQEDIMHFRDPKVWQENDCWYLIAGARLGDVPLLPLYRSTDLHTWEFLDYVSRGSEGDGYMWECPDLFRLNGRDVLLYSPQGMHPQGYERLNKYQTGYRVGRLDSEWHFTGGPFIELDHGHDFYAAQTLLAADGRRLVWAWLDMWESPMPSQAHHWCGMLGLPRELELCADRLYMYPARELTALRQAPLPGTPWWDESGTRWVPEVKGDMLEIHVHLDLLGCTGQVGVALRCSEDGQEETLLYYDAALHRLVLDRSRSGAQVSGQRSVAIDPAQEHLELHVFLDRSSIEVFDENGQFTLSSRLYPRPDSLGVKLLASGSGGRVSIPNAWPLASGWL; the protein is encoded by the coding sequence ATGACTGAGTCCTTGAATCCCATGAACGCTCCCATGCCTGGCGCCCTCGAGCTTGCGCAGCATGCGCTGCGTGACGGCCTGTCTCGCGTCATCCACGATTATCGACCCGGGTATCACATTGCCCCCCCTGTGGGCTGGATGAACGACCCTAACGGAGTGGTGTACTTTCGTGGCGAATATCACGTGTTCTATCAGCACTACCCCTTCGAAGCGAAATGGGGGCCGATGTATTGGGGGCATGCAAAGAGTGCCGACCTGGTCCATTGGCAGCATCTGCCCATTGCATTGGCGCCCGGCGATGAGTTCGACCGTGACGGTTGTTTTTCCGGTAGCGCGGTAGTCTGTGGCGATACCCTGGCGCTGATCTACACCGGGCATACCTGGCTTGGGGAAGTCGGTGACGAGCGTTGCATCCGTCAAGTCCAGTGCCTGGCCACCAGCAGCGACGGCAACCGGTTCGTCAAGCATGGCGTCGTCATCGAGCGCGCGCCGCAAGAAGATATCATGCACTTTCGCGACCCCAAGGTCTGGCAGGAGAATGACTGCTGGTACCTGATTGCCGGCGCCCGCCTGGGCGATGTGCCGTTGCTCCCGCTGTACCGTTCCACGGACCTGCATACCTGGGAGTTCCTCGACTATGTGTCCCGCGGCAGCGAGGGTGATGGCTACATGTGGGAGTGCCCGGACCTGTTCCGCCTGAACGGACGCGATGTGCTGCTGTACTCCCCGCAAGGCATGCATCCCCAGGGCTACGAACGGCTCAATAAGTACCAGACCGGTTATCGAGTGGGCCGACTCGACAGCGAATGGCACTTCACGGGCGGGCCGTTTATCGAGCTGGATCACGGCCATGATTTCTATGCCGCACAAACCCTACTCGCCGCCGACGGTCGACGCCTGGTGTGGGCGTGGCTCGACATGTGGGAAAGCCCGATGCCGAGCCAGGCCCATCACTGGTGCGGCATGCTCGGTTTGCCGCGCGAGCTGGAACTGTGTGCCGATCGCCTGTACATGTATCCGGCGCGGGAACTCACCGCTCTGCGCCAAGCGCCATTGCCGGGTACGCCGTGGTGGGATGAATCGGGAACCCGCTGGGTGCCGGAAGTGAAGGGCGACATGCTGGAAATCCATGTGCATCTGGACCTGCTCGGCTGCACCGGGCAGGTGGGAGTCGCCTTGCGTTGCAGTGAGGACGGCCAGGAGGAAACGCTGCTGTACTACGATGCGGCCCTGCATCGTCTGGTGCTTGACCGCAGCCGCTCGGGTGCGCAAGTCAGCGGGCAGCGCAGCGTGGCGATAGACCCTGCACAAGAGCACCTGGAACTGCATGTGTTCCTCGATCGCTCGTCCATCGAGGTGTTCGACGAAAACGGTCAGTTCACCCTCAGCAGTCGCCTTTATCCGCGGCCAGACAGTCTGGGCGTGAAGCTGCTTGCCAGTGGCAGTGGCGGGCGCGTCTCCATCCCCAACGCTTGGCCTCTTGCCTCGGGCTGGTTATGA
- a CDS encoding ABC transporter ATP-binding protein: MIKLKLDNVNKQLGGARILRDVSLEIAAGEFVVFVGPSGCGKSTLLRLIAGLDSICGGDLLIDGQRANDLEPRERGVGMVFQSYALYPHMSVYDNISFGLKLAKTQKSSLRERVLKTAQILQLDKLLQRKPRELSGGQRQRVAMGRAMAREPDILLFDEPLSNLDASLRVQMRNEIARLHDRLGSTMIYVTHDQVEAMTLADKIVVLNGGHVEQVGSPRELYERPASRFVAGFLGSPTMNFLPALLQAPGEHSQVDTGIWGATSLPFDSSNLAPGTPLSLGIRPEHMSLKAATGSSGIAVTGVEYLGSETYVHLKTAQDEPLVCRCEVSAGWQVGDRVELRLEVAHLHLFDADGSALKRYPQTIETPSDGVPLRSARAGAL; the protein is encoded by the coding sequence GTGATCAAACTGAAACTAGACAACGTCAACAAACAACTGGGCGGCGCGCGGATTCTGCGCGACGTCAGCCTCGAAATCGCGGCGGGTGAATTCGTGGTGTTCGTCGGTCCTTCGGGCTGCGGCAAGTCGACCCTGCTGCGACTGATCGCCGGACTGGATTCGATCTGCGGCGGCGATCTGCTGATCGATGGGCAGCGAGCCAACGACCTGGAGCCACGCGAACGTGGGGTCGGCATGGTGTTTCAGTCGTATGCGCTGTACCCGCACATGAGCGTCTACGACAACATCAGTTTTGGTCTCAAATTGGCCAAGACGCAAAAGAGCAGCCTGCGCGAACGCGTGCTGAAAACCGCGCAGATCCTGCAATTGGACAAACTGCTGCAACGCAAGCCAAGGGAACTGTCTGGAGGACAACGCCAGCGTGTGGCCATGGGCAGGGCCATGGCGCGGGAACCGGACATTCTGTTGTTCGATGAGCCGCTCTCCAACCTGGATGCATCCTTGCGCGTACAGATGCGCAACGAAATCGCCCGGCTGCATGATCGGCTGGGCTCGACCATGATCTATGTGACCCACGATCAGGTTGAAGCGATGACCCTGGCCGACAAAATTGTCGTGCTCAATGGGGGGCACGTCGAACAGGTCGGTTCGCCGCGCGAACTCTATGAGCGCCCGGCCAGCCGCTTTGTCGCCGGCTTCCTGGGTTCGCCCACGATGAATTTCCTGCCCGCGCTCCTGCAGGCACCCGGTGAACACAGCCAGGTCGATACCGGTATCTGGGGCGCCACGTCCCTGCCCTTCGACAGCTCGAACCTGGCACCGGGCACGCCGCTGAGCCTGGGGATTCGCCCGGAACACATGTCACTCAAGGCAGCCACGGGCAGCAGCGGCATCGCCGTGACCGGGGTTGAATACCTGGGCAGCGAAACCTATGTGCACCTCAAGACAGCGCAGGACGAACCGCTGGTTTGTCGTTGCGAGGTCAGCGCCGGTTGGCAGGTCGGCGATCGGGTCGAGCTGCGACTGGAGGTCGCCCATCTGCACCTGTTCGACGCCGACGGCAGCGCCTTGAAGCGCTACCCACAGACAATTGAAACCCCATCGGATGGCGTCCCGTTGCGCTCGGCACGAGCAGGCGCCCTATGA
- a CDS encoding carbohydrate ABC transporter permease — translation MSPRLLKKALLRLGFWCLIGILLLYAVFPFYYAIVTSLKPSSALFEVSYWIKNPDFSNYSAVLHQASFLQAIGNSLVVALCVVALALFLSLTAAYALGRVKFRGRGTVLMLVLGVSMFPQVAVLSGLFEVIRALGLYNTSWALILSYTIFTLPFTVWVLTTFMGQLPHELEEAAIMDGASPWVTLTRVLLPLLWPALVTTGLLAFIAAWNEFLFALTFTLTDTQRTVPVAIALISGGSPHELPWGLLMAASVIVTVPLVILVLIFQRRIVSGLTAGALKG, via the coding sequence ATGAGCCCGCGTCTACTGAAAAAAGCCCTGTTGCGCCTCGGGTTCTGGTGTCTGATCGGGATATTGCTGCTGTATGCGGTCTTCCCTTTCTACTACGCCATCGTGACGTCGCTGAAGCCGTCCAGCGCCTTGTTCGAGGTGAGCTACTGGATCAAGAACCCCGACTTCTCCAATTATTCGGCGGTCCTGCATCAAGCCTCATTCCTGCAGGCCATCGGCAATTCGCTGGTGGTTGCCCTGTGCGTGGTGGCGCTGGCGCTATTCCTCAGCCTGACCGCCGCCTACGCCTTGGGCCGGGTCAAGTTCCGTGGCCGTGGCACGGTGTTGATGCTGGTCCTGGGGGTGTCGATGTTTCCCCAGGTCGCGGTGCTGTCCGGGCTGTTCGAGGTGATCCGCGCGCTGGGCCTGTACAACACGTCCTGGGCGTTGATCCTGAGCTACACGATTTTCACCCTGCCCTTCACTGTCTGGGTGCTGACCACGTTCATGGGACAACTGCCCCATGAACTGGAGGAAGCGGCAATCATGGACGGCGCGTCCCCCTGGGTCACGCTGACCCGAGTGCTGTTGCCGCTGCTCTGGCCCGCACTGGTTACCACTGGCTTATTGGCGTTCATTGCCGCGTGGAACGAGTTCCTGTTTGCCCTGACCTTCACTCTCACCGACACGCAACGCACAGTGCCGGTCGCCATCGCCTTGATTTCCGGCGGCAGCCCCCACGAGTTGCCTTGGGGGTTGTTGATGGCGGCCTCGGTGATAGTCACCGTCCCACTGGTGATTCTGGTGTTGATCTTCCAGCGCCGAATCGTTTCCGGTCTCACTGCCGGCGCGTTAAAGGGTTGA
- a CDS encoding carbohydrate ABC transporter permease: protein MSVSATHAPGDELLLTRETPVQRRRVRAAWLFLTPMLLCLALVAAWPLLRTFWFSLTDANLADTDGGSFVGLSNYLFHNGSSWSGILVDPQWWNAVRNTLHFTVVSVGLEIVLGLLVALLLNIKFTGRSMVRALILIPWAIPTIVSAKIWSWMLNDQFGIINHMMLSLGLIDAPLAWTADADLSMWAVIIVDVWKTVPFVTLLMLAALQMLPSDCYEAARVDGIHPLKVFWRVTLPLLMPALLVAAIFRILDSLRVFDVIYVLTSNSSSTMSMSVYARQHLVEFQDVGYGSAASTLLFLVVAVIALLYLYLGRRQLEVRA, encoded by the coding sequence ATGTCTGTCTCTGCTACCCACGCCCCCGGTGACGAGCTCCTGCTCACCCGGGAAACGCCCGTACAACGTCGCCGAGTGCGCGCCGCCTGGTTGTTCCTGACACCCATGCTGCTGTGTCTGGCCCTGGTGGCAGCCTGGCCACTGCTGCGCACATTCTGGTTCAGCCTGACCGACGCCAACCTGGCGGACACCGATGGCGGATCCTTCGTTGGCTTGAGCAATTACCTGTTCCACAACGGTTCGTCCTGGTCGGGCATCCTGGTCGATCCTCAATGGTGGAACGCGGTGCGTAACACCTTGCATTTCACCGTGGTGTCGGTGGGCCTGGAAATCGTCCTGGGGCTGCTGGTGGCGTTGCTGCTCAACATCAAGTTCACCGGACGCTCAATGGTGCGTGCGTTGATTCTGATTCCCTGGGCGATTCCGACCATTGTCTCGGCGAAAATCTGGTCATGGATGCTCAACGACCAGTTCGGCATCATCAATCACATGATGCTCAGCCTCGGCCTGATTGATGCGCCCCTGGCCTGGACGGCCGATGCGGATCTGTCGATGTGGGCGGTGATCATCGTCGATGTCTGGAAGACCGTACCTTTTGTCACGCTGCTGATGCTGGCGGCCTTGCAGATGTTGCCGAGCGATTGCTACGAGGCTGCCAGGGTCGATGGCATTCACCCGCTGAAGGTGTTCTGGCGTGTCACGCTGCCGCTGCTGATGCCCGCGCTGCTGGTGGCGGCGATCTTCCGCATCCTCGATTCGCTGCGGGTGTTCGACGTTATCTATGTGCTGACCTCGAACTCATCGAGCACCATGAGCATGTCGGTCTACGCCCGCCAGCATCTGGTGGAGTTCCAGGACGTTGGCTACGGCAGCGCGGCTTCGACGCTGCTGTTCCTGGTGGTTGCGGTCATCGCCCTGCTTTACCTGTACCTCGGACGTCGTCAATTGGAGGTGCGCGCATGA
- a CDS encoding ABC transporter substrate-binding protein: MKLLKSIFPAALFTLCAGLPSLSNAADLTISCGAVGAELQLCKEAVEAWSKQTGHHVEVVSTPNSATERLSFYQQILSAQSADIDIIQIDMVWPGMLAKHLMDLREVLAANATQGYFQAQVDNATVNGRLVTMPWFTDSGLLYYRKDLLEKYHLPVPQTWEEMTATARSVQQAERTAGNPNAWGYIFQGRAYEGLTCNALEWISSHPEGGLVNSRGDIVVNSQASRTALTLAKSWVGDISPRGVLNYTEEEGRGVFQSGNALFMRNWPYVWALVQSQDSAVKDKVGVAPLPRGGDAGSHASTLGGWGLAVSRYSAQPKLAAELVSYLSSAQEQKRRALIGAYNPVIESLYQDPELLAAMPYYSQLHSILNAGVMRPASITADRYPRVSNAFFDRVHGVLADELPVDQALVDLESELTRIKRRNW, from the coding sequence ATGAAACTGCTCAAATCGATCTTTCCAGCAGCACTGTTCACCCTCTGTGCCGGGCTTCCATCCCTCTCGAATGCAGCCGATCTGACGATCTCCTGCGGTGCCGTGGGTGCGGAGTTGCAACTGTGCAAGGAGGCTGTCGAGGCGTGGTCAAAACAGACCGGTCACCACGTCGAGGTGGTTTCTACGCCTAATTCGGCAACCGAAAGGTTGTCGTTCTACCAGCAGATCCTCAGTGCGCAGTCCGCCGACATCGACATCATTCAAATCGATATGGTCTGGCCAGGGATGTTGGCCAAACACCTGATGGATCTGCGCGAGGTGCTTGCAGCCAACGCCACCCAAGGCTATTTCCAGGCACAGGTGGATAACGCCACGGTGAACGGACGGCTGGTGACGATGCCGTGGTTCACCGACTCGGGCCTGCTGTATTACCGCAAGGACTTGCTCGAGAAGTACCACCTGCCGGTTCCCCAGACGTGGGAGGAAATGACCGCGACCGCCAGGAGTGTCCAGCAGGCAGAGCGCACGGCCGGGAATCCCAATGCCTGGGGTTACATCTTCCAAGGGCGTGCCTACGAAGGCCTGACCTGCAATGCGCTGGAGTGGATCAGCAGCCATCCGGAAGGCGGGCTGGTCAATTCACGAGGCGATATCGTGGTCAACAGCCAGGCCTCGAGAACGGCGTTGACCCTGGCCAAAAGCTGGGTCGGCGACATCTCCCCACGGGGCGTGCTCAATTACACCGAGGAAGAAGGTCGCGGCGTATTCCAGTCGGGCAATGCGCTGTTCATGCGTAACTGGCCGTATGTCTGGGCCTTGGTACAAAGCCAGGACAGCGCAGTAAAAGACAAGGTTGGCGTCGCTCCCCTGCCCCGCGGCGGCGACGCTGGCAGCCATGCATCGACCCTCGGTGGTTGGGGCCTGGCGGTGTCGCGGTACAGCGCCCAGCCAAAACTTGCCGCCGAGCTGGTGAGCTACCTGAGCAGTGCCCAAGAACAAAAACGTCGTGCGCTGATCGGCGCCTATAACCCGGTTATCGAGTCGCTCTACCAAGACCCTGAATTGCTCGCGGCAATGCCTTACTACAGCCAGCTGCACAGCATTCTCAACGCTGGAGTGATGCGCCCCGCCTCGATCACTGCCGATCGCTATCCACGAGTCTCCAATGCGTTCTTCGATCGAGTGCATGGCGTACTGGCGGACGAGTTGCCTGTCGATCAGGCGCTGGTCGACCTGGAAAGCGAACTCACGCGCATCAAACGCCGGAACTGGTAA
- a CDS encoding carbohydrate porin: protein MQKASSWLLAGVLGTSAATTQAATLEQRMAAFEARASAAEKRAAAAEQQTQALARELQQLKLATPALQPAASTAAASSAPALDTRVAKLEARQQSLEKQGSSGHLTDGFSFKGYARSGLLVNDGLGGGRGGPYTTPAGSVGGAVGRLGNEDDTYMRIDLSKETYAQNGTRAKFTVSIADGVESSNDWTADESNLNVRQVFTELDHLAAFKGNSVFENSTLWAGKRFDRDNFDIHWLDSDVVFLAGTGGGIYDVQMNQDWRSNYSLVGRNYGDFSEGGVDADVESYILTSNQFFDRGQWQWMFNAIGAKKNDISIRSNEAGLSPADSGLQSMLANHQKDFFGRQGFFKTALLYGQGLGAEVKNIGSDGELIDDARALRLAVYGETPIAQGWRIGPSLLAEQSKDRYVKGDDYRWMTLNVRLANEINRNFEMAYEVSWQTMDLDPKGYLQRNAVDGDFWKFTIAPTFKPDVGDLLTRPELRVFASVMDWSSDLDSYSTADSFGKSDFNAGGVWQYGIQMETWF from the coding sequence ATGCAGAAAGCATCAAGCTGGCTACTCGCAGGTGTGCTTGGCACCTCGGCGGCAACCACCCAGGCCGCGACATTGGAACAACGCATGGCCGCGTTTGAAGCCCGTGCCAGCGCCGCGGAAAAACGCGCTGCCGCTGCCGAGCAGCAAACCCAGGCACTTGCCAGGGAATTGCAACAGCTAAAGCTTGCCACTCCCGCCTTGCAGCCAGCAGCGTCGACGGCTGCAGCCAGTTCGGCGCCGGCCCTGGACACCCGTGTGGCAAAACTCGAAGCCCGTCAGCAAAGCCTGGAAAAGCAGGGCAGCAGCGGACACCTCACCGACGGCTTCAGCTTCAAGGGCTATGCCCGTTCCGGATTGCTGGTCAACGATGGGCTCGGTGGTGGTCGCGGCGGTCCCTACACAACCCCAGCCGGTTCAGTCGGTGGTGCCGTCGGACGACTTGGCAACGAAGACGACACGTACATGCGCATAGACCTGTCGAAAGAGACCTATGCGCAAAACGGCACCCGGGCCAAATTCACCGTGTCCATCGCCGACGGTGTGGAGAGTTCCAATGACTGGACGGCCGACGAGAGCAACCTCAACGTGCGTCAGGTGTTCACCGAACTCGATCATCTCGCCGCCTTCAAGGGCAACTCAGTGTTCGAGAACTCCACCTTGTGGGCAGGCAAACGATTCGACCGGGATAACTTCGATATCCACTGGCTGGACTCGGACGTGGTCTTCCTGGCCGGCACCGGCGGTGGCATCTACGATGTGCAGATGAACCAGGACTGGCGTTCGAATTACTCCCTGGTCGGGCGTAACTACGGTGACTTCAGTGAGGGCGGTGTCGATGCCGATGTGGAAAGCTACATCCTGACCTCCAACCAGTTCTTCGACAGGGGTCAGTGGCAGTGGATGTTCAATGCGATTGGTGCAAAGAAAAACGACATTTCCATCCGCAGCAATGAAGCAGGTCTATCGCCTGCGGATTCCGGTTTGCAGAGCATGCTGGCCAATCACCAGAAAGACTTTTTCGGTCGGCAAGGCTTCTTCAAGACGGCGCTGCTCTACGGGCAAGGCCTGGGGGCAGAGGTCAAGAACATCGGCTCGGATGGCGAACTGATCGATGACGCCCGCGCTCTGCGACTGGCGGTTTACGGCGAGACGCCAATCGCACAAGGCTGGCGCATCGGCCCCAGCCTGTTGGCCGAGCAAAGCAAGGACCGGTACGTCAAGGGTGACGATTACCGCTGGATGACCCTGAACGTACGGTTGGCCAATGAAATCAACCGCAACTTCGAGATGGCTTACGAAGTGAGCTGGCAAACCATGGACCTCGACCCCAAGGGCTACCTGCAACGGAATGCGGTCGACGGTGACTTCTGGAAATTCACCATTGCCCCGACGTTCAAACCGGATGTTGGCGACCTGCTCACACGGCCCGAGTTGCGCGTGTTCGCCAGTGTCATGGACTGGTCGTCGGATCTGGACAGCTACAGTACCGCTGACTCCTTCGGCAAGTCGGACTTCAATGCAGGTGGCGTATGGCAGTACGGCATCCAGATGGAAACCTGGTTTTAA
- a CDS encoding carbohydrate kinase family protein: MGLPRAVVFGEALTDLVQGTPGQWQGYPGGAPWNVARALSRLGVSCAFAGSVSMDSLGDEIVAQSQAAGLDRRFIQRVDRTPLVAIVPSSRPPQYFFAGEADLFFDPQLMPEGWIDQAQLCHFSCISLARQPLAGRLVNIAQQAKAAGKRISFDPNWRNLMDSHYREQTFPTMTALADMIKLSDEDLRHIYPGLSEQQAMDELRALNPQAQILFTRGEHGMILHTPDSQFEQPAIAVNVADTVGAGDACMAGWLAAQLLGISDLRARLRFSAACASISCRHAGAHAPALTDVHSLLQLLDRNDSR, from the coding sequence ATGGGATTGCCTCGCGCAGTCGTATTTGGCGAAGCGCTGACCGACCTTGTCCAGGGCACTCCTGGACAGTGGCAGGGCTACCCGGGTGGTGCGCCCTGGAACGTGGCACGCGCGCTCAGTCGCTTGGGTGTTAGCTGCGCTTTTGCAGGTTCGGTGAGCATGGATTCACTGGGTGACGAGATCGTGGCGCAGTCGCAAGCGGCAGGGCTGGATAGGCGGTTTATCCAACGGGTAGACCGCACGCCTTTGGTCGCCATCGTTCCATCCAGCCGCCCCCCACAGTATTTTTTTGCGGGAGAGGCCGATCTGTTTTTTGATCCGCAGTTGATGCCTGAAGGATGGATCGACCAGGCGCAACTGTGTCATTTCAGTTGCATCAGCCTGGCGCGACAGCCACTGGCCGGCAGGCTGGTGAACATAGCTCAGCAGGCCAAGGCAGCGGGCAAGCGGATCAGTTTTGACCCGAACTGGCGCAATTTGATGGACAGCCATTATCGCGAGCAGACCTTCCCGACGATGACCGCCCTTGCCGACATGATCAAGCTCTCCGACGAAGACCTTCGGCATATCTATCCAGGACTGTCCGAACAACAGGCAATGGATGAGCTGCGTGCGCTCAATCCTCAGGCGCAGATCCTGTTTACTCGAGGCGAGCACGGGATGATTCTCCACACCCCGGACAGCCAATTCGAGCAGCCGGCGATTGCCGTGAACGTGGCAGACACGGTGGGCGCAGGAGACGCGTGCATGGCCGGTTGGCTGGCGGCGCAGTTGCTGGGGATCTCCGACCTGCGCGCGCGCCTGCGATTTTCAGCGGCTTGCGCATCCATATCTTGCCGCCATGCCGGCGCCCATGCGCCAGCGCTGACGGATGTGCACAGTCTGCTGCAACTGCTCGACCGCAACGACTCACGGTGA
- a CDS encoding peptide ABC transporter ATP-binding protein, with translation MAVVLTARDLTRHYEVSRGLFKGHATVRALNGVSFELEAGKTLAVVGESGCGKSTLARALTLIEEPSSGSLKIAGQEVTGANKAERKQLRKDVQMVFQSPYASLNPRQKIGDQLAEPLLINTNLSASERRDKVQAMMKQVGLRPEHYQRYPHMFSGGQRQRIALARAMMLQPKVLVADEPTSALDVSIQAQVLNLFMDLQQEFNTAYVFISHNLAVVRHVADHVMVMYLGRPVEMGPKEDIYTRPLHPYTQALLSATPTIHPDPDKPKIKIVGELPNPLNPPSGCAFHKRCPYATERCSTEEPALRLLDSRQVACHYAEQFLEGAA, from the coding sequence ATGGCCGTCGTTCTCACCGCCCGCGACCTGACCCGTCACTACGAAGTCTCCCGCGGCCTGTTCAAGGGCCACGCCACCGTGCGTGCGCTCAACGGCGTGTCGTTCGAACTGGAAGCCGGCAAGACCCTGGCCGTGGTCGGCGAATCCGGTTGCGGCAAGTCGACCCTGGCCCGCGCCCTGACGCTGATCGAAGAGCCGTCTTCCGGCTCGTTGAAAATCGCCGGCCAGGAAGTCACCGGGGCCAACAAGGCCGAGCGCAAGCAGTTGCGCAAAGACGTGCAGATGGTGTTCCAGAGCCCGTACGCGTCGCTCAACCCGCGGCAGAAAATCGGTGACCAATTGGCCGAGCCGCTGCTGATCAACACCAACCTCTCGGCCAGCGAGCGGCGCGACAAAGTCCAGGCGATGATGAAGCAGGTCGGCCTGCGTCCCGAGCATTACCAGCGTTATCCGCACATGTTTTCCGGCGGCCAGCGCCAGCGGATCGCCCTCGCCCGGGCAATGATGCTGCAACCGAAAGTGCTGGTGGCGGACGAACCGACCTCGGCGCTGGACGTGTCGATCCAGGCCCAGGTGCTGAACCTGTTCATGGACCTGCAGCAGGAATTCAACACCGCCTACGTGTTCATCTCTCACAACCTGGCGGTGGTCCGCCATGTGGCCGACCACGTGATGGTCATGTACCTCGGCCGGCCAGTGGAAATGGGCCCGAAAGAGGACATCTACACCCGCCCCCTGCACCCCTACACCCAGGCCCTGCTGTCGGCCACACCGACCATCCACCCGGACCCGGACAAACCGAAAATCAAGATCGTCGGCGAACTGCCCAACCCGCTGAACCCACCGTCCGGCTGCGCCTTCCACAAGCGCTGCCCGTACGCCACCGAGCGTTGTAGTACCGAAGAGCCGGCCTTGCGTTTGCTCGACAGCCGCCAGGTAGCGTGTCATTACGCCGAGCAATTTCTCGAGGGGGCGGCCTGA
- a CDS encoding ABC transporter ATP-binding protein — MSLLEINNLNVRFGDKTAVPVVDGLDISVDKGEVLAIVGESGSGKSVTMMALMGLIEPPGIVTADALNFDGKNMLKLSNRQRRQIVGKDLAMVFQDPMTALNPSYTVGFQIEEVLRLHLKMSGRAARKRAIELLEKVEIPGAASRMDAYPHQLSGGMSQRVAIAMAIAGEPKLLIADEPTTALDVTIQAQIMDLLLALQKEQNMGLVLITHDLAVVAETAQRVCVMYAGQAVEVGQVPQLFDIPAHPYSEALLKAIPEHSLGESRLATLPGIVPGRYDRPQGCLLSPRCPYVQDNCRAQRPALDPKSNSLARCFYPLNQEVA; from the coding sequence ATGTCACTGTTAGAAATCAACAATCTCAACGTGCGTTTCGGCGACAAGACCGCCGTTCCGGTGGTCGACGGCCTCGACATTAGCGTGGACAAGGGCGAAGTCCTGGCCATCGTTGGCGAGTCGGGGTCGGGTAAATCGGTGACCATGATGGCGCTGATGGGCCTGATCGAGCCCCCCGGTATCGTCACCGCCGACGCCCTGAACTTCGACGGCAAGAACATGCTCAAGCTGAGCAACCGCCAGCGGCGGCAGATCGTCGGCAAAGACCTGGCCATGGTCTTCCAGGACCCGATGACCGCGCTGAACCCGAGCTACACCGTCGGTTTCCAGATTGAAGAAGTGCTGCGCCTGCACCTGAAAATGTCCGGCCGCGCGGCGCGCAAGCGTGCCATCGAACTGCTGGAAAAAGTCGAGATTCCCGGGGCCGCCAGCCGCATGGACGCCTACCCGCACCAGCTCTCCGGCGGCATGAGCCAACGCGTGGCGATTGCCATGGCAATTGCTGGCGAACCCAAGCTGCTGATCGCCGACGAACCGACCACCGCCCTCGACGTGACCATTCAGGCGCAGATCATGGACCTGCTGCTGGCCCTGCAGAAAGAGCAGAACATGGGCCTGGTGCTGATCACCCACGACCTCGCCGTGGTCGCCGAAACCGCCCAGCGCGTGTGCGTGATGTACGCCGGCCAAGCGGTGGAAGTCGGCCAGGTGCCGCAGCTGTTCGACATTCCCGCGCACCCGTACAGCGAAGCCCTGCTCAAGGCGATTCCGGAGCACAGCCTGGGCGAATCGCGCCTGGCCACGCTGCCGGGTATCGTTCCCGGCCGTTACGACCGTCCGCAGGGTTGCCTGCTGTCGCCACGCTGCCCCTACGTGCAGGACAACTGCCGCGCCCAGCGCCCGGCCCTCGATCCGAAAAGCAACAGCCTCGCTCGCTGCTTCTATCCTTTGAATCAGGAGGTGGCGTAA